In the Nicotiana tabacum cultivar K326 chromosome 16, ASM71507v2, whole genome shotgun sequence genome, one interval contains:
- the LOC107786953 gene encoding receptor-like protein kinase 7, with product MAALLNCRPELMFFSIFSFFSVAFSDELQTLLSIKSSLTNPTTKTNVFKNWEPNTPLCNFTGIKCNSNGSVKELELSSQSLSGFVPFDKICSLNSLEKLSLGFNSLSGRVTNDLNNCVSLNYLDVGNNDFTGTFPDISSLSELTHFYANKSGFSGKFPGNSVANMSKLIVLSLGDNSFDRTPFPEVILRLDSLNWLYLSNCGLEGEIPEGIGNLTELINLELSMNHLTGEIPSGITKLTKLWQLELYENELTGKLPVGFGNLTSLEYFDASTNYLYGDLSEIRELNNLVSLQLLQNEFSGEVPVELGEFKKLVNVSLYTNKLTGQLPQKLGSWANFDFIDISENNFTGLIPPDMCKKGTMRGLLILENNFTGEIPESYGNCTTLERFRVSKNSLSGVIPAGIWGLPKLQIIDVAMNNFEGFITSNIGNAKSLGEIYVANNKFSGELPLEISKATSLVRIDCSNNQFSGEIPGTIGELKKLGNLYLQKNKFSGSIPDSLGSCVSLSEINMAHNSLIGSIPVSLGSFPTLTSLNLSENQLTGQIPTSLSHLKLNLLDFSNNQLTGPIPDSLSIDAYKGSFSGNNGLCSQNIKHFRRCFGESGKPRELHTLLLCLFVAVIVVLLSLAGFMYLKKKNEKVHERSLKEHSWNTKSFHILTFTEDEILDGIKHDNLIGKGGSGSVYRVQLADGTDFAVKHIWTSDSGGRKMSGTTSPMLGKRGMKSKEFEAEVQTLSSIRHVNVVKLYCSITSEDSSLLVYEYMPNGSLWDRLHTCKKMPLDWETRYEIALGAAKGLEYLHHGCDKPVIHRDVKSSNILLDELFKPRIADFGLAKIAQADSNKDSTHVIAGTHGYIAPEYGYTHKVNEKSDVYSFGVVLMELISGKRPIEPEYGENSNIVTWVSSKLKSKESVLSIVDSSIPEAFKEDAIKVLRIAIVCTDRLPSLRPTMRNVVKMLEDAEPCKLVGIIVSKDDSSNKAEQLKDHTKI from the exons ATGGCGGCGCTATTGAATTGCCGGCCGGAACTTATGTTCTTCTCTATATTCTCTTTCTTCTCCGTCGCTTTTTCCGACGAGCTTCAAACACTTTTATCCATCAAATCCTCTTTAACAAACCCCACCACCAAAACCAATGTATTCAAAAACTGGGAACCCAATACTCCTCTTTGTAATTTCACTGGCATCAAATGCAATTCCAATGGCTCAGTCAAAGAACTCGAACTATCAAGTCAAAGCCTATCTGGTTTTGTCCCTTTTGATAAAATATGTTCTCTTAACtcattggaaaaactctctttggGTTTCAACTCACTCTCTGGACGTGTAACTAACGACTTGAACAATTGTGTTAGCTTGAATTACTTGGACGTTGGGAATAATGACTTCACAGGGACTTTTCCTGATATATCTTCACTTAGTGAATTAACCCATTTTTACGCTAATAAAAGTGGGTTTTCAGGAAAATTTCCGGGGAATTCTGTTGCAAATATGAGCAAACTGATTGTTCTTAGCCTTGGTGATAATTCATTTGATCGAACTCCGTTCCCTGAGGTGATTCTGAGGCTTGATAGTTTGAACTGGTTGTACTTGTCGAATTGTGGCCTTGAAGGGGAAATTCCAGAAGGAATTGGAAATCTTACGGAACTGATCAATTTAGAGCTGTCAATGAATCATCTTACTGGTGAAATTCCTTCTGGAATTACAAAGCTAACGAAATTATGGCAACTTGAGTTATATGAAAACGAGTTAACAGGGAAGTTGCCAGTTGGATTCGGGAATTTAACAAGTCTCGAATATTTTGATGCTTCGACTAATTACCTGTACGGTGATTTATCAGAAATTCGAGAGTTAAATAATTTGGTAAGTTTGCAGTTATTGCAGAATGAATTTTCAGGGGAAGTACCAGTGGAATTGGGGGAGTTCAAAAAACTTGTGAATGTGTCTTTGTATACTAACAAGTTAACAGGTCAACTTCCACAGAAGTTGGGTTCTTGGGCTAATTTCGATTTTATTGATATATCGGAGAATAATTTCACTGGTCTAATTCCACCGGATATGTGTAAGAAGGGAACAATGAGAGGATTATTGATACTTGAAAACAATTTCACAGGTGAAATTCCAGAAAGTTATGGAAATTGTACAACATTGGAGCGGTTTAGAGTGAGCAAGAATTCGCTTTCTGGTGTAATTCCAGCTGGAATTTGGGGGTtgccgaaactccaaataattgATGTTGCAATGAATAATTTTGAAGGTTTTATTACTTCTAATATTGGAAATGCAAAATCTTTAGGTGAAATTTATGTTGCTAATAATAAATTTTCTGGTGAGTTGCCTTTGGAAATTTCAAAGGCTACTTCTTTGGTGAGAATTGATTGTAGTAACAATCAGTTTTCAGGTGAAATTCCAGGGACAATTGGTGAGCTGAAGAAGCTTGGTAATCTTTATTTACAGAAGAACAAGTTTTCTGGTTCAATACCAGATTCTTTAGGCTCTTGTGTTTCATTAAGTGAGATTAACATGGCTCATAATTCGCTTATTGGATCAATTCCTGTTTCTTTGGGGTCATTTCCGACTTTAACTTCATTAAACTTGTCGGAAAATCAGCTCACGGGGCAGATTCCGACAAGTTTATCACATCTGAAGTTAAATCTTCTTGATTTTTCCAACAATCAGTTGACTGGACCAATACCGGATTCTCTATCAATTGATGCTTATAAGGGTAGCTTTTCTGGAAATAATGGTCTTTGTAGCCAAAACATTAAGCATTTTCGTCGATGTTTTGGTGAATCTGGAAAGCCTAGAGAATTGCACACCCTTTTGCTTTGTTTGTTCGTGGCTGTGATTGTTGTGCTCCTTTCACTTGCGGGTTTCATgtacttgaagaagaagaatgagaaaGTACATGAGAGGTCTTTGAAGGAACATTCTTGGAATACAAAGTCATTCCATATACTGACTTTCACAGAGGATGAGATTCTTGATGGAATTAAACATGATAATTTGATTGGAAAAGGTGGTTCTGGGAGTGTATACAGAGTGCAGCTTGCAGATGGCACAGATTTTGCTGTAAAGCATATTTGGACCTCTGATTCAGGAGGAAGGAAAATGTCAGGAACAACATCACCAATGTTGGGAAAACGTGGGATGAAGTCGAAAGAATTTGAGGCTGAGGTTCAAACACTGAGCTCAATTCGACATGTGAATGTTGTGAAATTGTATTGTAGTATAACGAGTGAGGACTCGAGCTTGTTGGTGTATGAGTATATGCCGAATGGGAGCTTGTGGGATCGATTGCACACTTGCAAGAAGATGCCACTTGATTGGGAGACGAGGTACGAGATAGCTCTTGGTGCAGCCAAAGGATTGGAGTATTTGCACCATGGTTGTGATAAGCCAGTCATTCACAGGGATGTTAAGTCTAGTAATATCTTGTTGGATGAGCTTTTCAAGCCAAGAATTGCTGATTTTGGTCTTGCTAAGATTGCACAAGCTGATTCAAACAAAGATTCAACTCATGTCATTGCAGGAACACATGGATATATTGCTCCTG AATATGGATACACGCACAAAGTGAACGAGAAAAGTGATGTATAtagtttcggagtggttttgatGGAGCTAATATCTGGGAAAAGGCCAATAGAACCAGAATATGGAGAGAATAGCAACATAGTAACATGGGTGAGCAGCAAATTGAAGAGCAAGGAGAGTGTGTTAAGCATAGTGGATTCAAGTATCCCAGAAGCTTTTAAGGAAGATGCAATCAAAGTCTTAAGAATTGCCATTGTCTGCACAGATAGGCTTCCATCTTTAAGGCCAACAATGAGAAATGTAGTCAAAATGCTGGAAGATGCAGAGCCCTGCAAATTGGTTGGGATAATTGTAAGCAAAGATGATAGTAGTAACAAGGCTGAGCAATTAAAGGATCACACCAAGATATAA